The nucleotide sequence GAGGGGGTTATTGGAGTTTGTTACGTTCTCGTGCGTCGCACGATGAATCGTGGAAGATGAAATGGAATGACACTGAAATTTCGAGTTTCGCGGTTCGTCGTCACGCGCCTCTGTATAGGCAAAATTTATGGAACGAAATGTTTCATTGGTTGGttatcgttcgaataaaattttgcctaaTATTGCGTCTCGTGTAAGCTTGGTGCAGGATCCTGGGAGACAGACCTAggcattttttttatataaagttACTTGATGTATCACGTCAAACAACGCCACCTTATTTCTCAATGTAAACTCTGTTATTACAAATAAGTATATTATTTTGAATAGCATTTGCCCAGATCTGAAACCGATAGACGATACAGGGTATTACGATCCATGCTGCACACAGAGGACTTACCAAACCTTTTGGAAAGGAAAGCTTGTAATTTCTAGCATGGTATTATGCCAGGAAAAGGACAAATCTCGAACTCGTGACAGATCTTGAGGGAACTGGCTGGGTACAGATTTTCTGATTTATTCACTTTATTTAAAAGTCACCACACAGGGGGGTAAACGTGAGTGAAGGGAAGCATGCCGGTGTATATTAATCAGGGAAAAGCCTATCTTTCACCTCTTCGTGGCATCTGTCCTATCTAATGATTTATCCTGCTCGAAATTTCTCCATCGATCGCGAGACTCCAcggaaataacgaataaattaaCAAAATCGCTTCTTCCTATATTTACGATAAAACTTTATTTTCGCTCTATCGTTCATCGACGTTGGAATACGGTCGCGTCAAAACGATACACGTTCTAATAAATATATAACAAATCGTAACGAGGACGATTCTTACCCGCTACGATTAAAGGACTCGTGGACGATTTTTCGGGGAGGAACGACCGTATACCGTTTCCTGTTCGCCGTGTATAATCCTTTCCGTCGTTTCGTGGGATCTCGATTGCTCGCAGGGGAGCGAAAAAAGATCGAGAATCGAAGAGTAGCAACTTTGGCGGTTCTCAGGTTTCTATACACCGCACTTCTATACGCGATGTAAACACACTTAGCTAACGTGTCTAGATCTGACTAGATAGATCCACTACTCTTCTCGATCCAATATTTCGAGCGATCGTTTTGTACCTGCGTGCGCGTGGCTCTTCCAAACGCCATTTTTCGTCTTCCCATTCTGTACCAGCTTCGAATTTAAGTATAAACTCGACGAATATCACGCAGAGTCACAATACTTTTGTTCTCTCGTGCTTTGCTTGTTATTCGAGGTCGACGCTGGTTCTCTCCTCTGAACTAGAGCTAAAGATAATATTTCATTATATGGACACTAAAATTCGAATTCGAACAATCCATGTTCCGGATATGTTATTTAATATATTCGTCGGAAAAGTAACGCaacaatttttcaataaaattaaccTTATTTGTAAAGCGAAATACTGATACTGGAATGCCTATTTAGAATTCTACGAACAAGTTTGATTTAGTTGAATATTTGATTTCGAGaatattttcttgtttgatttttgttcaatatttattttttagtcCTTTCACTAGGGGTATCACTTACTTCCACCTTTCAAAAATAAATATCTGAACTTTGTTCGAGACAAAGGTATTTAGGTGTTCTCAATTTTTAGCTACGAAATCCACCCCGTAATATTGCACACCCTTTCCCTGCGTTATCACGACAGAAGCTACTCTAATAATACTAATGATTATGGCTAAAATTCGACGCGCAAGAAAATTCTCTCGCAAAACGATCGTCAGACGTcaatagttgaaaaaaaaagaatactaTCGTCGCTACCCTTACGCCTATATCTATATCGTTCACTATTAATCGTAAACGTCTAGCACACGGTATTATCTCATCGATAACTAATACGAGAACGTCAGTGGGAAAATAATCGAGCCTGGCGGGCAGATTGGTATCGTAGGAACGTGTTCTCGACCAGCGATGCGAGGTCCCTCGAAAATCACAGAATAATCATTCGCGACTGGTGCGCGCGTAATGGAATGGTTAAGTAATAAAAATCGATCCTGCGTGGGTCGCGTAACAGGCGACGATCGGAGAGACACGGTCAAACAAGGAATGTTAAACAAGGCACATCGAAGTCGCGTGTTCTTGGACGAAAAATCCTGGAACTAATGCAGCGTGAAACGCTTGCTCATTCTTAACGTCCAAGTCAGGCGTACACAGACGCCATCATAGATCGAGCCAGCAAGTCCCTTCTTCCGGGAAACCTTATATTAATCATATATATATTGCGCGTTGGTCCACGAATCACGTGTCTCTCCGTTTCCTCGGAATCACTAAACTACCTTTTGGTACTCTCCAAACGGTCCAAGCGAACTTGTTAAGCCGGAGTTGTAGGGGTCACAGACGCAACGATTTTTCGTATAACGATCTATAAAACTATCGTCGATACGGTAAACTCGTACCGTTTCAACCTTTGGCGATTTCCTAGTTTATAATTATCTATCTCTACTTCCCGTAAcacttaatatttatttattctaggTTCCCGTTGCAAACTAGCAACACCTCaccgaattaatatatttctcccccctcccccccaaTATGGcggataaataaaattaacagtAGAATAAATCGTCGCTTCTACGACCCCCATAACGCTTCGACCGCGTTCTCGGCAAGAATTAAAATTACGTTCGAGTTCTTTCGACCCTTTCGTTCCAGTATCTATCGCGGAAGAGTCCAAATGAATCTCGAGAGCTGCCAGTGCCCGCACTCGCTTTCGTTTGGTCCTCCCGTTCGATCTGTTCGTCTTTCTCGTTCCTTGTCGCTCGTCGAGCTACGCGAAAGCAAAGGAAGAACGAACTCTGCCTTCGAACCGACGGAGAACGCGTCTTTTACACCCGACAACACACAACTCTACCGATAATACTTTGCTCTGGCAAACATATTCCCCTAGATGCGTTAGACCAGAAGAAGGATATCTGAAACAGAAACCAGAAAGACGGCGttagtaatttttaaatatattggaGAAAGTAATAATTCGTTGAAACGTTCTTTCCGTTGAATTCTTGTCCTCGTGAACTTTCCAGAGTAGAGACTCTGTGGGCGACACTCACCTCACCCTATGAATCCTGCAGCCAGCGATATAATGACAGCTAGAATGCCAGTCATCACCTGGCCAGCCGTCGACACGACTACTGGCGGCGGCGCCGAGGCGCTCTCGACGACGTCGTCGTACACGAAATGATCCTCGGCCGTCAACCTATCACCGTACTTGTCCAGCAAGTCCATGACGATTCCGTTCGTCCAGCCGAAGCCAAGTTGGACCTCGTACTCGCCCCCACCCCCGTGGCCGCCCGACATCGTCGCGTCGTACTGCGAACCAAAATCGACACGTTCGTTCGTTCTCCTGCCGCTTCAGCGGACGAACCCTTGGTCGCGAGGTTGGAGCAACTAGACGGGATCGAGCTTAGATTCGAACTATCGAGCAAACTTTCAATAATATTCAAATTTACAAAGCGAACCTTGAATACATAACAAACTGGATCCCATCCCTAGCGATTAGCAATACCGAACGTACCAATACCGGTCATAAGTATCGAAActtattttctgctttcgattaaAATACATAATCAACTTCCAAGTCGTCCTTATAAACTGATCAGAGATTCAGAATAAATTTCTAACGTTCCGCACTATTATTCCCCGCATAGCAAACGAGGAATAAACTCTCGATCGTTGCGAAAGGGAGGCTCTGATCTTTAAACGGATGTCAGTTCGCAATTATTTTTCTTCGTAGCTGTTTTCGATGCTTGTAATACTTATGACTGGTAGAGGTCTCGCGCGGGTGAGAAATTACCTTCTCGAACATGGCTTGGGTCTCGTTGAACGCTTTGTAGTTGCTACGGACCCATCTCTGGCCGATCTCGTAGGCGAGTCTCTGGGCCCACGGGTCGTTCGTGTAGTCCAGCGACATGATGACGAAGTACTGCAACGGGGGCCACGCGTTCGGATAGTCCCACTGTTCACCGGAGTGTTCGCGCGTGGACGGTATGCCGCCCGGATTCAACATGATCTGATTCTTCTCGAGATACTTGAGCACCTTGGCCACGTACTCCTCCCTCTTGTCGAGGTCGTAGCAGAACGTCCACAGCGGCAGAATGTTCGTTGGATAGAAATAGTCTCTCTTGATGTCGTTCAATATGTCGTAGTCGAGCCAGGCGCCGACTTCGTCGTGCCACAGCACGGCGGTCACCGCTCTCTTCCACTCGTCGGCTCTTTTTCGGTAATAGATAGCCTTGCTTTCGATGCCCATCCTCTGGCTGTACTTGGCCAGCAGCTGCGCATTCCGATATATGATCGCGTTCAAATCGACGGGGATAATGTATCTCGTTTTCAAGTTCGTCAGGTTACCTAAAGAAGAACTCGCTAGAGTCGGTGTTTGAGTGGCTCCGTTACGCGCGGTGAGTGACACGATTCGACCCGACGCACGCGACCACTGTGACGACGACGAAACAGAAACGATATTCCTCGATCGTCTGGCGAGCTCGAAGGGCGATCGACACGCTTTATTTTCGCGATCGCGAGTCCGAGCAGCCCCGCTTTCACCTGGGAAACCTTGGACGGGCCGATCGAGATATCTCGAGGCAGATATCGCGGATAATACGGAACGCGTGGCACAATAATTGCCGACACAGTTTCTCGAGGCGCGCAAGCGCTTTGTTTAACAACGTTTTAGAAAATGAGTCCTGCACCGCGGTCACGCGAGTCGCGAATCGAACGATTTTCAGAGGCCCCCGGAAAGAGTAAAATAATGCACGGTCAACCGTACATTACTCTTATAGCTATATTACCCAATTTTTAGGACTCGAAACTAGCGTCGTTTCGTTCAAAATGAAAGTAAAAGAAAGAGTTCAAAAGTAACTGATTTCATTGATAACTATTATAGTGTTTCTGCTTTATGTTATGTACCGATTCATCAACGTAACGCGGTTGAGTACGACTGTCCAttgctcgttatttctacttaggGTCGATCGTTTGTTATTCGacgtgaccaaaaatgcttacaggATTTTCTCCTAAATGTAATCATCATTGAAATCAGTCGATTACCGATGGTTAATGGGTTCAGGGTGACCGTTAAGCACAGAACATTACCTTTGTTCGTGCCATTGAGTATGAACCAAcgactagaaaaatcccagccCGACTCGGCGGCGGTCTTCAGCTCCGCGTAGTAGTTCTCCTTCTCCTCGTTGGTGCGGAAGTTTTGGCTCGTTAGATAATCCTCTCTAGTCGACAAAATTGTCCCGTCAGAAACGATCGAACGTGTGGACCGAACCGCGTAAAAATCGAAACGATAATCGCgacgaaagaaaataaataagaaaatttcGAGACCGTTTCGTAGTCTTTGGTTTCTTACTTGTAGGACTCGGGTCGCGGGCCCATCGATTCCTCGTAGTATCTAGCCAGGGTGTACTTCGTCCCGTCCAAGTCGACCTCGACCGTTCGATTGGTCATCCAGAAGTTGAACTCTTTCTCGAGCAAATGAAAATTATCCTCCAGCCACTTGTAATCTTGGGTCGTTTTCAGATACTCCTCGACCATGGGGATCAACAACGGGGGATGGGATCTCATGGTGTAATAGATCCTTCCACCGTTCGGTATCAAGCCGATTTTGTCCACCAGCGACACGAAGTTGGTCAGCATCCCCTTCACGGTGGTGTACATCTCCGACAGAAGCAACCCCTTGATGATCCAGTACGAGTCCCAGTAATAGAATTCACGGAATCGACCGCCGGGAACGATCACGGGATGAGGCACGTAAATGATGGAATATCGATCCTCGTTGATCCTTACGTCGTCCTTCATCTTTCTACCGAGCATCTTCCAGATTTGATTCAGATCCGAGGCGAACCTCCGGAGATTCTCGTCCGCGATCTTGTTCAGGAACTTAGGATGCATGGTCCAGTCCTCCGGGTCCCAATCCTCGAACTCCGATCCCTCGGGATCGAAGGCTCGGTTCACGAATTGCTCGATCTGGTGCCTGCTGGGCATCTGGTCGACCTGTTCCATGAACTCCCGGAACAACGCCAGCGTCTCATTCGGCGAATACTTCATCTTCATGTCCACGAAGGTCTTCGAGTCCTTGTAGATCGACGCCATTTGTATCGTGTGCAGGAGGTCGCCGTGACAGTAAACGTCGCTGCAAAGCCACACACGATCTCTACGGTTTCTGCTCGTCTCGTTACCAAAATCTTTTCGTCTTTGCTCGTTTACCGATTCCCGAGGACGAGGATGAGAATAGGATTCGAAACGAGTCGCGCGAAATATTGATCTGTCCAACGAACTCGTCTCGAGAGAAGTCTCGtcttgtattttttaaatggtaCCAAATACTTTTCGTATTTATGAGCTACGAAAAGAACCGATTCAGTGACGTATATCGTTTTAATTATCTGATCCTAGAAACGATACTTGGagcaaaaattatattattttagcATCGAACGATTAAAACGATAGTCACCGAAGATAAGTGCAGTTTAAGAATACAAAAAGAATATATCGTGGTATACGATCGAGCATTGAACCATTGAACTACCGTCATTGAAGACGAATATCGTCCATGAGGCGATTGTTTAAACCGTAGAAATTCCCGGCGATCTTATTCTTTCTATGCGCTTTGAGATCACGCACGTCCTTTAAGGCGGAAACACATTATTGTCACGCCATGCGAACTCGCGCCGCCCTGAGAAACGTGAACACGAGTTtccatttgtttttaaattgctTGGAAACGCGTTCGTATCAAATTGCGTAATA is from Colletes latitarsis isolate SP2378_abdomen chromosome 4, iyColLati1, whole genome shotgun sequence and encodes:
- the LOC143340942 gene encoding trehalase isoform X3; translated protein: MLVVWQGAARRCLSCSGQRTNQGYQLRHRHRGSVGDRLDRYQLVGTGEDAALHLELKPPRRLRRTAGPQPQSITKNDVYCHGDLLHTIQMASIYKDSKTFVDMKMKYSPNETLALFREFMEQVDQMPSRHQIEQFVNRAFDPEGSEFEDWDPEDWTMHPKFLNKIADENLRRFASDLNQIWKMLGRKMKDDVRINEDRYSIIYVPHPVIVPGGRFREFYYWDSYWIIKGLLLSEMYTTVKGMLTNFVSLVDKIGLIPNGGRIYYTMRSHPPLLIPMVEEYLKTTQDYKWLEDNFHLLEKEFNFWMTNRTVEVDLDGTKYTLARYYEESMGPRPESYKEDYLTSQNFRTNEEKENYYAELKTAAESGWDFSSRWFILNGTNKGNLTNLKTRYIIPVDLNAIIYRNAQLLAKYSQRMGIESKAIYYRKRADEWKRAVTAVLWHDEVGAWLDYDILNDIKRDYFYPTNILPLWTFCYDLDKREEYVAKVLKYLEKNQIMLNPGGIPSTREHSGEQWDYPNAWPPLQYFVIMSLDYTNDPWAQRLAYEIGQRWVRSNYKAFNETQAMFEKYDATMSGGHGGGGEYEVQLGFGWTNGIVMDLLDKYGDRLTAEDHFVYDDVVESASAPPPVVVSTAGQVMTGILAVIISLAAGFIG
- the LOC143340942 gene encoding trehalase isoform X2 — its product is MAPSSTASVSMNCLLNAASFLAFLVVLQSCASADKAAGFVKPPPCPSDVYCHGDLLHTIQMASIYKDSKTFVDMKMKYSPNETLALFREFMEQVDQMPSRHQIEQFVNRAFDPEGSEFEDWDPEDWTMHPKFLNKIADENLRRFASDLNQIWKMLGRKMKDDVRINEDRYSIIYVPHPVIVPGGRFREFYYWDSYWIIKGLLLSEMYTTVKGMLTNFVSLVDKIGLIPNGGRIYYTMRSHPPLLIPMVEEYLKTTQDYKWLEDNFHLLEKEFNFWMTNRTVEVDLDGTKYTLARYYEESMGPRPESYKEDYLTSQNFRTNEEKENYYAELKTAAESGWDFSSRWFILNGTNKGNLTNLKTRYIIPVDLNAIIYRNAQLLAKYSQRMGIESKAIYYRKRADEWKRAVTAVLWHDEVGAWLDYDILNDIKRDYFYPTNILPLWTFCYDLDKREEYVAKVLKYLEKNQIMLNPGGIPSTREHSGEQWDYPNAWPPLQYFVIMSLDYTNDPWAQRLAYEIGQRWVRSNYKAFNETQAMFEKYDATMSGGHGGGGEYEVQLGFGWTNGIVMDLLDKYGDRLTAEDHFVYDDVVESASAPPPVVVSTAGQVMTGILAVIISLAAGFIGMVVYKRRHYYVPGPSTMPNKRKVISPNSNLYRKRIAYTELRDMNND
- the LOC143340942 gene encoding trehalase isoform X4 — translated: MASIYKDSKTFVDMKMKYSPNETLALFREFMEQVDQMPSRHQIEQFVNRAFDPEGSEFEDWDPEDWTMHPKFLNKIADENLRRFASDLNQIWKMLGRKMKDDVRINEDRYSIIYVPHPVIVPGGRFREFYYWDSYWIIKGLLLSEMYTTVKGMLTNFVSLVDKIGLIPNGGRIYYTMRSHPPLLIPMVEEYLKTTQDYKWLEDNFHLLEKEFNFWMTNRTVEVDLDGTKYTLARYYEESMGPRPESYKEDYLTSQNFRTNEEKENYYAELKTAAESGWDFSSRWFILNGTNKGNLTNLKTRYIIPVDLNAIIYRNAQLLAKYSQRMGIESKAIYYRKRADEWKRAVTAVLWHDEVGAWLDYDILNDIKRDYFYPTNILPLWTFCYDLDKREEYVAKVLKYLEKNQIMLNPGGIPSTREHSGEQWDYPNAWPPLQYFVIMSLDYTNDPWAQRLAYEIGQRWVRSNYKAFNETQAMFEKYDATMSGGHGGGGEYEVQLGFGWTNGIVMDLLDKYGDRLTAEDHFVYDDVVESASAPPPVVVSTAGQVMTGILAVIISLAAGFIGMVVYKRRHYYVPGPSTMPNKRKVISPNSNLYRKRIAYTELRDMNND
- the LOC143340942 gene encoding trehalase isoform X1, whose protein sequence is MLVVWQGAARRCLSCSGQRTNQGYQLRHRHRGSVGDRLDRYQLVGTGEDAALHLELKPPRRLRRTAGPQPQSITKNDVYCHGDLLHTIQMASIYKDSKTFVDMKMKYSPNETLALFREFMEQVDQMPSRHQIEQFVNRAFDPEGSEFEDWDPEDWTMHPKFLNKIADENLRRFASDLNQIWKMLGRKMKDDVRINEDRYSIIYVPHPVIVPGGRFREFYYWDSYWIIKGLLLSEMYTTVKGMLTNFVSLVDKIGLIPNGGRIYYTMRSHPPLLIPMVEEYLKTTQDYKWLEDNFHLLEKEFNFWMTNRTVEVDLDGTKYTLARYYEESMGPRPESYKEDYLTSQNFRTNEEKENYYAELKTAAESGWDFSSRWFILNGTNKGNLTNLKTRYIIPVDLNAIIYRNAQLLAKYSQRMGIESKAIYYRKRADEWKRAVTAVLWHDEVGAWLDYDILNDIKRDYFYPTNILPLWTFCYDLDKREEYVAKVLKYLEKNQIMLNPGGIPSTREHSGEQWDYPNAWPPLQYFVIMSLDYTNDPWAQRLAYEIGQRWVRSNYKAFNETQAMFEKYDATMSGGHGGGGEYEVQLGFGWTNGIVMDLLDKYGDRLTAEDHFVYDDVVESASAPPPVVVSTAGQVMTGILAVIISLAAGFIGMVVYKRRHYYVPGPSTMPNKRKVISPNSNLYRKRIAYTELRDMNND